Sequence from the Pseudomonas frederiksbergensis genome:
GCGGAGGGTCCTCGGTCCTGCCACCTAAACGTCACCGGCCCATCTTCCCTACCTTCACCCCCTGGCTCAAAATGGAACGGAACCCAGCGCACACCATCCTTGCCAAAGGCCGTATTCAGTTGCCCATCTTGTAAGAACCGCACGAGATAAAGACCGTAAGAACTGGTCACCTTCACCAGCCATCCACCATCAATTAGGCCGCAGATGTCGATGATCTCGTCCAAACGTGCATCTAGGGAGAACTCCAGTACGCCCGTCCCGGCTCCACCAAACTCCCTATCGATCGACCCATCCTCGTTCACTTTCGCCAATCCGAAGGCGCCGGTTTTTTCCGGTAAGAGCACGGTGATCAGTAGCTTGTTGCCAGCTAGCGGCAGGATGGCTTGCGTGAAGTGGCCTCCTAATTCACCGGTCGGCCATTTCAACACCCCACCTTCGGCAAAGGTCGGGTCCAACGTACCTGAGTTTTCAGGGTGAGTGGATCGAGACATGATTTTGGCTCCTATCAAGAAATGAAATCCAATACGGATATCGAGTCATGGAGCCTTCAAACAGCCGCGCATACACCTGTCATTGCTGACAGTTCTTTCAACCATTTAGGGATAAAAATTCAGTCTGCTAAGCCAAACCATTGCTCAAGACTTCGGCTTGGCCTTCTTCGGCTTCAAGTACTTGGTCAGCCCTTGGAACCAGATCACCAGCGCCGGGTTGCCCTTGATCTGGATCGACTTGTCCTGGATCCCCGTCATGAACGCCAACTGCTTGTTCTTGGCCTGCATCGTGGCAAAGCCATAGGCAGCGTCCTTGAACGCGATGGCGAAGGCCGGCGTTGGATAAACACCCGACTGGCTGGTGATGCGCTGGTTCTTCACGGTGAAGTGCCGGGCAACCTTGCCGTCCAGGGTTTGCAGCTGGAACACCAGCTCTTTGTCGCCCAACTGCTGCTGGAACGCCGGATTGGTGCGGCTGGCCTTGCCCATCAACCACCCCAGCATCCACAACAGGAAACGAAATTTCATCGGCACAGCCTCGTGAGAAAAATGAACGGCTGGCGCAGTTTAGCGATTCTTCAGCGGAACGCCATCATCGAATCCGTTTAGCGGAAGATCGGCCATATTTTGCGCATGATGACTGCCAAGTCACGTTTAGAAGCGACATTCGCTTGACTTCAGGTCTATCGGACATTTCCTTCAAAACGGCGAGCTGTTCATGAACTAGGCAGCGCAACCGAGCGCGGCTAACCTCTGTTCGTCATCGCAAAAAACGGTGACACGGACGTGCAAGTCCGGACTGGTACGCAATTGTTTATGGCTATTGATCGAGCATTTTTTTATGCTCGCGTCCGTTATGGCAATTGTGCGTGGGAGACCTTCGGGTCTGCCGGCGGTACCGGACCGGTCTTGCACACCTACGTACAGTTGCCACCTCTTCGAATGCAAGCGAAAGGATGTCGACCCCAACTCTGGTACATAGATATGGTCAAGCATTCACCGAATCCACCGCAGAAAGAATACAGATCCCGCGTCGAAAAAATCGAAGAACAATGCCTCGAAGACGCCACCAACCGCGCCCTCGACTACTACCTAAAACCCCAACCCGCCCCGCCGCCGGAACCCGATAAAGACCAGCTCTTCATCGTCTCCCCGCACATCGACACCGAAACCCTGCTCGCCAACGCCTCCGAAGACCTGCTCTCCATCAGCACCATCGCCGCCGACCTGGCCGACGACATCGACGAATCACGCCGCTGCATCGCCCTGGCGATCAGCCGCATGGCCGATGGGGTTCAGTTGCTGGTTGAGCGAGCGTTGGATCATTTGGAAACGAAGGGGGTGGCAGCGTCAGCTGCCAAGGGATAGGACGGACATAGAGGCAAGCCGAGCCGACGCCATTGCGAGCATGCTCCCACAGAAGAAACACGGCCTCACCAAAAGCCAGGTCGGCCCTAAGGCCGCCTCGGCTTGGCTTCTGATCTACGGGCCCCGTTAACCACGATGGCCGAACGCAGGCATTGCGCAATGGGCAACCCGGCATGGATGCCGGGTTAGCCGCGCTGGGTCATGGATGACCCTTCGCGGCGGCCCACGGAGCAATGCCTGCGTTCGGGCATGCCGAGCCTAGGCGAGGCACCGAGTGGTGGGGCCAAGCCTTTTTTGCTTACTTTTTTTGGCGTCTGAAAAAAAGTGAGTCGCCGTAAGGGCGAAACCGCCAGCCGCCATCACCGCAGCAACGGATATGCACCCGATCAAACATTCGGGCAAGGCACCGGAGCCCAGTCACCCAGGTCCGGGTTTTTGCACATGCTGTTCACCTGAGTAGTACCCGCGCTGGCAACCTGCTTGCTTTCATCCTGCTTGGCCTTGGCGGTCTGCAGGGTCTTCTCGGTGGCGACCGCTTCTTTGGGCACGGTTGGCAGCACCGGTGGCTTCTTCGCCGGCTTCACGATTTTCTTGGTCTTGGTACTGGTCTGCGCCACAACCTGGGTAGTGTCAGCCGTCGCTACGGTCACCACGTCGGTACGCTGCACACCCACTTGCTGCAGGTCTTTCTCGTAAGCCTGGGTGTAGTTGTTCAGGTCTTCGGCAGCCTTGCCGTTCACCGCAACGATCAGGTCGTTCGACTCTTTCAGGCCAGCGACGATTTCCGCCAGGCGCTTGCGACCCTCGGTGTCGTTGACAGTCTTGGCCTTGCGGTCGGCAACCAGTTTGCTGAATGCGTTCTGGTAGCACTGCTGGGAAGCCCTTGCGTACGCGGTGCTGCGGTCGATGTCCGAAGCGCTCTTGCTGACGTCGGCGGCGTAGGAGGCGATGCGCATGTTGTCGTCGGCGATCTGCTTCTGGCGTTCGGTGTAGTAACCGGCAGCACCACCGGCGAAGGCGCCGCCCGCGGCACCGATGGCGGCGTTGCGACCACGGTCTTCCTTATCGGCGGTCAGGGCGCCCAGCAGCGCACCACCGACGGCACCGACGGCTGCGCCGGTGACGACCGACTTGGTCATGTTGCCTTCGGTGGAACGCAGATGTTGCACCGGCTCGTAGCAGTTCGGGTAGTACTCGACCTTGGTGCTCGACGCGACCTTGGAGGTCGGCGACGTGGCGCAACCGGTCAGTACGGTGCTGAAGCCGACAGCGACCAGCAGCAGGTGACGCTTGGAAACCGAAGCCAAAGGTTTACGGGAGAAAAGCATAGTTGTGTTCTCGTTTAAGTGTTGACCAGCTCAGCGCGGCGCTATCGCCGCCTGAGTCCCTTCCAAGCTCGCTGACAACGAACACTCAAGACCGCTGAGCATTCGATGCGAGCAATTCCTTCAATATCGCCGCCGGGTCGGCTCGTTTCTGCTGACGATAA
This genomic interval carries:
- a CDS encoding DUF6124 family protein gives rise to the protein MVKHSPNPPQKEYRSRVEKIEEQCLEDATNRALDYYLKPQPAPPPEPDKDQLFIVSPHIDTETLLANASEDLLSISTIAADLADDIDESRRCIALAISRMADGVQLLVERALDHLETKGVAASAAKG
- the tagQ gene encoding type VI secretion system-associated lipoprotein TagQ, with the protein product MLFSRKPLASVSKRHLLLVAVGFSTVLTGCATSPTSKVASSTKVEYYPNCYEPVQHLRSTEGNMTKSVVTGAAVGAVGGALLGALTADKEDRGRNAAIGAAGGAFAGGAAGYYTERQKQIADDNMRIASYAADVSKSASDIDRSTAYARASQQCYQNAFSKLVADRKAKTVNDTEGRKRLAEIVAGLKESNDLIVAVNGKAAEDLNNYTQAYEKDLQQVGVQRTDVVTVATADTTQVVAQTSTKTKKIVKPAKKPPVLPTVPKEAVATEKTLQTAKAKQDESKQVASAGTTQVNSMCKNPDLGDWAPVPCPNV